One genomic region from Nostoc sphaeroides encodes:
- a CDS encoding pentapeptide repeat-containing protein: MLTVIINAFHGIKNILPTNDSQLSKICLRIHAFQGEVNQTQHQSPKERLRIAIEQLGNKTIETSLAVINDLEQIAQNHPQYHWIIMDILTTFVRENAPYMPQEKVTSNLSTKVRVDIQAALTVIARRNVNKDPKNEQLDLSHTDMRGANLNRANLEQTNLYQANLAGANLTEANLAGAILSAANLESTNLYLANLEGAILSAANLTGANLEGANLHCASLYLAGLHGAVLNDAILDGANLREAKFSE, encoded by the coding sequence ATGTTGACAGTAATTATTAATGCTTTTCATGGCATAAAAAATATTTTACCGACAAATGACAGTCAGTTATCAAAAATATGTCTGAGGATACATGCTTTTCAGGGAGAAGTTAACCAAACTCAGCATCAGTCGCCAAAAGAACGTTTAAGAATAGCAATTGAACAACTAGGTAATAAGACAATAGAAACCAGTCTAGCTGTAATTAATGATTTAGAGCAAATTGCCCAAAATCATCCACAGTACCACTGGATAATTATGGACATTCTTACTACTTTTGTCCGAGAAAATGCTCCTTACATGCCCCAAGAGAAAGTAACGAGCAACCTGTCAACAAAAGTTCGTGTAGATATTCAAGCAGCCCTTACTGTTATCGCTAGAAGAAATGTAAACAAAGACCCAAAAAATGAGCAACTTGATTTGAGTCACACGGATATGAGAGGAGCAAATCTGAATCGGGCGAACCTAGAACAGACAAATCTCTATCAAGCTAATCTTGCTGGAGCTAACCTCACAGAAGCTAATCTCGCAGGAGCAATTCTCAGTGCAGCTAACTTAGAAAGTACTAACTTATATTTAGCTAATCTAGAAGGAGCAATTCTCAGTGCAGCTAATCTAACAGGAGCTAACCTAGAAGGAGCTAACCTCCATTGTGCAAGCTTATATCTAGCTGGGCTGCATGGGGCAGTTCTCAACGATGCCATACTCGATGGGGCAAACCTCAGAGAAGCTAAATTCTCTGAGTAA